A genomic region of Thermoflexus sp. contains the following coding sequences:
- a CDS encoding AIR synthase family protein — protein sequence MSEIFPVGKLPLELMRRLLDFPIPDPRVWLGPGIGLDAAVVDMGDRCLVVKADPITFATDAIGWYAVQINANDIATTGALPRWMVAILLLPEGRTDVELVERIFQQLRSACEAIGVTLIGGHSEVTYGLDRPIIAGFMLGEVPPDRLITPRGARAGDPVILSKPIAIEGTSVIAREKRAELLPIFGEAFLERCADFLYNPGISVLEDAQIALRAGRVHAMHDPTEGGLATGLWELAQAAGLGIRVDHEAVPIYPETRTLCQHYGLDPWGLLASGSLLIVAPPEDAPAIRDALIAAGRPAAIIGELQPVEEGAWIERAGRREPLQPFPRDELARLFEGSP from the coding sequence ATGTCCGAGATCTTCCCAGTAGGAAAGCTTCCCCTGGAGCTTATGCGGCGCCTGCTGGATTTCCCGATCCCGGATCCCCGGGTATGGCTTGGGCCAGGGATCGGTTTGGACGCGGCGGTAGTCGATATGGGGGATCGCTGTCTGGTGGTCAAGGCGGATCCTATCACATTCGCCACCGATGCGATCGGGTGGTATGCCGTTCAGATCAACGCCAACGATATCGCGACCACCGGCGCCCTCCCCCGCTGGATGGTGGCCATCCTCCTCCTGCCGGAAGGACGCACCGATGTGGAGCTGGTCGAGCGGATCTTCCAGCAGCTTCGCTCCGCCTGTGAGGCGATCGGGGTCACATTGATCGGTGGCCACAGCGAGGTCACTTATGGTCTGGACCGGCCGATCATCGCCGGATTTATGCTGGGGGAAGTGCCTCCGGATCGCCTGATCACCCCGCGGGGCGCCCGGGCTGGGGATCCGGTGATCCTGAGCAAACCGATCGCCATTGAGGGCACCTCCGTGATCGCCCGGGAGAAGCGCGCGGAGCTGTTGCCGATCTTCGGGGAAGCGTTCCTCGAGCGCTGCGCCGATTTCCTTTACAATCCCGGGATCAGCGTGCTGGAGGATGCGCAGATCGCCCTGAGGGCGGGTCGGGTGCACGCGATGCATGATCCGACGGAGGGAGGATTGGCCACCGGGCTCTGGGAACTGGCCCAGGCCGCCGGCCTCGGGATCCGGGTGGACCACGAGGCCGTGCCGATCTATCCGGAGACCCGGACCCTGTGCCAGCACTATGGACTGGATCCATGGGGCCTGCTGGCTTCCGGTTCGCTCCTCATCGTCGCTCCACCCGAAGATGCGCCGGCGATCCGGGACGCGCTGATCGCGGCCGGGCGCCCGGCCGCGATCATCGGGGAGCTCCAGCCTGTGGAGGAAGGGGCCTGGATCGAACGCGCCGGCCGACGCGAACCCCTCCAGCCTTTCCCCCGGGATGAGCTGGCTCGACTCTTCGAGGGATCACCCTGA
- a CDS encoding ABC transporter permease, with protein MAIPQHPTRISESVAAIRATLRAYPTLLRIYWARTLEYRVQILIWILSGAVPLVMLAVWLSMAREGPIGSFDAGTFVGYYLSAIFLRRMTGVWIVWDLNRDIRTGGLSARLLRPLHPLHYDLARTLASRPIQALLVGPPIALALYLYPGSQLDLTPINLLRVAAATFLALLLEFFFQYAIGLTAFWTSQAVAFHEVWFFIKALGSGYVIPLALMPQGIQQLLRWTPFPLMLSFPLEMLLGRLPPDRIAQGFMAQGLWLTFAVSLVVLLWRLGIRRYEAFGA; from the coding sequence ATGGCGATCCCGCAGCATCCGACCCGGATTTCGGAAAGTGTCGCCGCGATCCGCGCGACCCTGCGCGCTTATCCCACGCTGCTGCGGATTTACTGGGCCCGGACCCTGGAATATCGGGTGCAGATCCTCATCTGGATCCTCTCCGGGGCCGTGCCGCTGGTGATGCTCGCCGTCTGGCTCTCCATGGCCCGGGAAGGGCCGATCGGCTCCTTCGACGCGGGGACCTTCGTGGGATACTACCTGTCCGCCATCTTCCTGCGCCGGATGACTGGGGTATGGATCGTCTGGGATCTGAACCGGGATATCCGGACGGGAGGGTTGAGCGCCCGGCTGCTGCGGCCCCTTCATCCCCTGCATTACGACCTGGCCCGGACGCTGGCCTCCCGCCCGATCCAGGCCCTGCTGGTTGGCCCCCCCATCGCTTTAGCCCTCTATCTGTATCCAGGCTCTCAGCTCGATCTCACGCCCATCAACCTGCTTCGGGTCGCTGCCGCCACATTCCTGGCCCTGTTGCTGGAATTCTTCTTTCAATATGCGATCGGCCTCACCGCTTTCTGGACCTCGCAGGCGGTGGCCTTTCATGAAGTTTGGTTCTTCATCAAGGCACTGGGGTCCGGGTATGTGATTCCCCTGGCCCTGATGCCACAAGGGATCCAGCAACTGCTGCGCTGGACTCCCTTCCCTCTCATGCTGTCATTTCCGCTGGAGATGCTGCTGGGGCGGCTCCCGCCGGACCGTATTGCTCAGGGCTTCATGGCCCAGGGACTCTGGTTGACCTTCGCAGTCAGCCTGGTTGTTCTGCTCTGGCGGCTGGGGATCCGGCGCTACGAGGCCTTTGGAGCCTGA
- a CDS encoding ATP-binding cassette domain-containing protein, which translates to MLAVEVYRLHKYYKAHHKAPGLLGSLTAFFRRRYRVIRAVEDVSFTIEPGEIVGFLGPNGAGKTTTLKILAGLLHPTAGEVRVLGFIPQRRERAFLRQITLVMGQKQQLLWDLPAIETFLLNQAVYGIPEAEFRRTLDELAELLDLEGLLTKQVRKLSLGERMKCELAAALLHRPRVLFLDEPTIGLDVTMQARIRDFIREYNRRTGATVLLTSHYMADVAALCRRVLVIHRGHLLYDGDLEALAERVTPYRIVRVTMARPLPLSALSPFGEVLSLNSHRAELRVPRARTAEIAAALLTALPVTDLAIEEPPVEEVIRRVFAEAVEREPRRAARWPEPGEEEEPKGYAEG; encoded by the coding sequence ATGCTGGCGGTCGAAGTCTATCGGCTCCACAAATACTACAAGGCGCACCATAAGGCGCCAGGGTTGCTGGGATCCCTGACGGCGTTCTTCCGCCGCCGCTATCGGGTGATCCGCGCGGTGGAGGATGTCTCGTTCACCATCGAACCGGGGGAGATCGTAGGCTTTCTCGGCCCGAACGGGGCAGGCAAAACCACCACCTTGAAGATCCTGGCAGGCCTCCTCCACCCCACCGCCGGCGAGGTCCGGGTGCTGGGGTTCATCCCCCAGCGCCGGGAGCGGGCCTTCCTGCGTCAGATCACGCTGGTGATGGGCCAGAAGCAACAGCTGCTGTGGGACCTGCCGGCCATCGAGACTTTTCTGCTCAACCAGGCGGTCTACGGGATCCCGGAGGCGGAGTTCCGACGCACGCTGGATGAGCTGGCCGAGCTGCTGGATCTGGAGGGATTGCTCACCAAACAGGTGCGCAAGCTCAGCCTGGGAGAGCGCATGAAATGCGAGCTGGCCGCCGCCCTTCTTCATCGACCGCGGGTGCTGTTCCTGGACGAGCCCACCATCGGCCTCGATGTGACCATGCAGGCCCGGATTCGGGATTTCATCCGGGAGTATAACCGCCGGACCGGAGCCACGGTTCTGCTCACCAGCCATTATATGGCCGATGTGGCCGCCCTGTGCCGGCGGGTGCTGGTGATTCATCGAGGCCATCTGCTCTATGATGGAGATCTGGAAGCGCTGGCGGAGCGGGTGACGCCCTATCGCATCGTGCGGGTGACTATGGCGCGGCCTCTTCCCCTAAGCGCCCTCTCCCCTTTTGGCGAGGTGCTGAGCCTGAACTCCCACCGGGCTGAACTCCGGGTCCCCCGGGCTCGAACCGCGGAGATCGCCGCGGCGCTGCTCACGGCGTTGCCGGTAACCGACCTGGCCATCGAGGAGCCTCCCGTGGAGGAAGTCATCCGGAGGGTTTTCGCCGAGGCGGTGGAACGGGAACCCAGGCGGGCGGCCCGCTGGCCGGAGCCAGGAGAAGAGGAAGAGCCCAAAGGGTATGCGGAGGGTTGA